A window of the Actinomycetota bacterium genome harbors these coding sequences:
- the modB gene encoding molybdate ABC transporter permease subunit, with protein sequence MAVPGLAFVLIPLVALAVRAPWSDAASELTGPAARAALLVSAEVSMGATALSLLAGLPIAWMLARTPLRARAAVRAIVMLPMVLPPIVAGVGLLEALGRFGLLGGLLARAGITLPFTTAGATVAAAFVAMPFLVLSLESGLRALNPRLESAAHTLGASRLYALQHVTLPLLRPHLFAGIALAWARALGEFGATITFAGNLQGRTQTLPLAVFETLQTDPGGAVLLSVVMLVVAAIVLGLTGGRLIAESAR encoded by the coding sequence TTGGCGGTCCCCGGCCTCGCGTTCGTGCTGATTCCCCTGGTGGCGCTCGCCGTGCGCGCGCCCTGGAGCGATGCAGCCTCTGAACTCACCGGCCCCGCAGCGCGCGCGGCCCTTTTGGTCTCGGCCGAGGTGAGCATGGGCGCGACCGCGCTTTCGCTTCTCGCCGGTCTCCCGATTGCGTGGATGCTCGCGCGCACTCCTTTGCGCGCGCGCGCCGCCGTGCGCGCGATCGTGATGCTGCCGATGGTGCTGCCCCCGATCGTGGCCGGCGTCGGACTGCTCGAAGCCCTCGGGCGTTTCGGTTTGCTCGGCGGATTGCTGGCGCGCGCCGGAATCACACTCCCCTTCACAACGGCCGGGGCCACCGTCGCCGCCGCCTTCGTAGCGATGCCGTTTCTCGTGCTCTCACTGGAGTCCGGACTGCGCGCGCTGAACCCTCGCTTGGAGTCGGCCGCGCACACTCTCGGGGCCTCTCGCCTTTACGCCCTTCAACACGTAACGCTGCCGCTGCTGCGCCCGCATCTGTTCGCAGGGATCGCGCTCGCGTGGGCGCGCGCACTCGGGGAGTTCGGTGCCACCATCACCTTCGCGGGCAACTTGCAAGGGCGCACGCAGACGCTCCCGCTCGCGGTGTTCGAGACGCTGCAGACCGATCCCGGCGGCGCGGTTTTGCTGTCGGTCGTGATGTTGGTCGTCGCCGCGATCGTGCTCGGGTTAACCGGCGGACGACTGATCGCGGAGAGCGCGCGGTGA
- the modA gene encoding molybdate ABC transporter substrate-binding protein, giving the protein MRRALAATFFAAVLLTACSSIPGARREIVVLAASSLASVLPQAGAVFEQTHPGTAIRFSFGPSSGLATQIQNGAPVDVFASASERWMDAVASKPGIEDRTIFARNRLIVIVPVQNALGLAKFEDIAWDNVRLVLASEGVPSGDYARSALRRAGIYDAAIANLVSNEFDDQAVVQKVAARAADAGIVYATDTSLSDVPPVKAIPIPDRVNLVTPYSVAIVSGSSQSALAREFIAYLLGPGRSILTKAGFLAPE; this is encoded by the coding sequence ATGAGGCGCGCGCTCGCTGCAACCTTCTTTGCCGCAGTGCTCCTGACCGCATGCTCCTCGATACCCGGCGCGCGCCGCGAGATCGTTGTTCTGGCTGCCTCATCGCTGGCTTCCGTCCTGCCGCAGGCCGGAGCCGTGTTCGAACAGACGCATCCGGGCACCGCGATCCGGTTCAGTTTCGGGCCGTCGAGCGGCCTCGCCACGCAAATCCAAAACGGGGCCCCGGTCGACGTGTTCGCTTCGGCAAGCGAGCGATGGATGGATGCCGTGGCAAGCAAACCCGGAATCGAAGACCGCACGATCTTCGCTCGCAATCGCCTGATCGTGATCGTTCCGGTCCAAAACGCGCTCGGCCTGGCGAAGTTCGAAGACATCGCTTGGGACAACGTGCGTCTGGTGCTCGCGTCCGAGGGAGTTCCCTCCGGCGACTACGCACGATCCGCCCTTCGCCGGGCGGGCATCTACGACGCGGCCATCGCAAACTTGGTTTCAAACGAGTTCGATGATCAAGCCGTCGTCCAAAAGGTCGCTGCGCGCGCAGCCGACGCCGGCATCGTCTACGCGACCGACACGAGTCTGTCCGACGTCCCGCCGGTGAAGGCCATCCCGATCCCCGACCGCGTCAACCTCGTCACGCCGTACAGCGTCGCGATCGTGTCAGGATCCTCGCAGTCGGCGCTCGCGCGCGAGTTCATCGCGTACCTGCTCGGACCCGGACGTTCGATCCTGACGAAGGCCGGGTTCCTTGCGCCGGAATGA
- a CDS encoding helix-turn-helix transcriptional regulator, translating to MADGYRIGEAAALLGVRAETIRRWERAGKIRTLRTTGGQRLIPAPEVARLLAKSRTRAPRATAAGSARNRFAGVITAIKRDKIVATVEIMAGPHRVLALTTREAVDEMRLRPGMEAVATIKATNVVVELPV from the coding sequence ATGGCCGACGGCTACCGCATCGGAGAAGCAGCAGCATTGCTCGGCGTGCGCGCCGAGACCATCCGCAGGTGGGAGCGCGCAGGCAAGATCCGCACGCTGCGTACGACCGGCGGACAGCGCCTGATCCCGGCGCCCGAAGTCGCACGTCTGCTTGCGAAATCGCGCACCCGCGCGCCGCGCGCCACCGCGGCAGGCAGCGCGCGCAACCGCTTCGCCGGCGTCATAACCGCGATCAAGCGCGACAAGATCGTCGCCACGGTCGAGATCATGGCCGGGCCTCACCGCGTCCTCGCGCTCACGACACGCGAAGCGGTGGACGAAATGCGACTGCGCCCGGGCATGGAGGCCGTTGCGACAATCAAGGCGACCAACGTGGTCGTGGAGTTGCCGGTATGA
- a CDS encoding nucleotide disphospho-sugar-binding domain-containing protein, translating to MARVKVVCASIWGPGHAHPMLAVARALAARGHEVTFSSSSSHEGDAARAGCAFVQMPESAGSPQTALQPFADAHAMAVVFEPLLRRLKPDLVVNDLLTLGPGVAAEMCGIPYATLSIHSLAVPSRELPPFGWGYPPSRDPIRRRRDEWLKRLNIRDLERARASFNEVRVKLGLAPTDRIVAHTAADLVLVATLPSLEIPRADWPENAVVVGPCLWDAPGEPVMPPPGEGPLVLVATSTAHDEGKALHAAVEAVRKLGVRAIITTGRAQIPANLPSHIVAVEFASHDEVIPQCDAVLCNGGHGIVARSLSLGVPVLVVPGHGDQRENGYRVERAGAGLRVMGHSSRKIARALDRILREPRFRTAARRLQVEAAEYDGPARAADLLEELFARTAAPA from the coding sequence GTGGCGCGCGTGAAGGTTGTCTGCGCTTCGATTTGGGGACCCGGGCACGCGCACCCGATGCTCGCCGTTGCGCGCGCGCTTGCGGCGCGCGGCCACGAAGTAACGTTTTCTTCGTCGAGCAGCCACGAGGGTGACGCGGCGCGCGCCGGGTGCGCGTTCGTCCAGATGCCCGAATCCGCCGGCAGCCCGCAGACTGCCCTTCAGCCTTTCGCCGACGCACACGCCATGGCCGTGGTGTTCGAGCCGCTGCTGCGTCGCCTAAAGCCCGATCTGGTGGTGAACGACTTGCTGACCCTGGGACCCGGCGTCGCGGCCGAGATGTGCGGCATCCCGTATGCAACGCTGTCTATTCACAGCCTGGCGGTTCCTTCGCGAGAACTGCCGCCTTTCGGCTGGGGGTATCCACCGTCGCGCGATCCGATTCGTCGCCGCCGTGACGAGTGGCTCAAGCGCCTGAACATCCGCGACCTCGAGCGCGCGCGCGCCTCCTTCAACGAGGTGCGCGTGAAGCTCGGCCTGGCGCCGACCGACCGCATCGTCGCGCACACCGCCGCCGACCTCGTGCTCGTCGCGACGCTTCCTTCCCTGGAGATTCCACGCGCCGACTGGCCGGAGAACGCAGTGGTTGTCGGGCCGTGTCTGTGGGACGCTCCCGGCGAGCCGGTTATGCCGCCGCCCGGCGAGGGACCGCTGGTGCTGGTCGCCACATCGACCGCGCACGACGAAGGCAAAGCTTTGCACGCGGCCGTCGAGGCGGTGCGAAAGCTCGGCGTGCGCGCCATCATCACGACCGGGCGCGCGCAGATTCCCGCCAACTTACCGTCGCACATCGTCGCCGTCGAGTTCGCCTCGCACGACGAGGTCATTCCGCAGTGCGACGCAGTCCTGTGCAACGGCGGCCACGGGATCGTTGCCCGCAGCTTGTCGCTTGGGGTGCCGGTGCTGGTGGTGCCCGGTCACGGCGACCAGCGGGAGAACGGCTACCGCGTCGAGCGCGCCGGTGCCGGGCTGCGCGTGATGGGTCATAGCTCGCGCAAGATCGCTCGCGCGCTCGACCGGATACTGCGCGAACCGCGGTTCCGCACCGCCGCGCGCCGCTTGCAGGTCGAGGCCGCCGAGTACGACGGCCCCGCGCGCGCGGCGGATCTGCTGGAGGAACTCTTCGCGCGCACCGCCGCGCCCGCGTAA
- a CDS encoding thiolase family protein yields the protein MREAVIVEAVRTPLGRRGGALKDIHPVDLLGMTLNELIDRTGIDAGLVDDVIGGCVSQVGDQAFNITRNAWLAAGLPEHVPATTVDRQCGSSQQAAHFAAQAVMSGANDIVVACGVESMTRVGMGASLAGGFPFTASMNERYDGNLVPQGISSELIAARWGITREEVDAIGLRSQLLAQQATKEGRFTREILPIKVGADGDARVFDTDEGLRETSAEKLASLKPAFYTEDAAAKFPELKWITTAANSSQITDGSAALLIMTPEKAKELGLKPRARFHSFAVTAADPVLMLTAPIPATQKVLARAGLNLGDIDVVEINEAFATVLVAWKKDVGADDAWFDKNVNPNGGAIALGHPLGASGARLMTTMLYELERRGARYGLQTMCEGGGMANATIIERLS from the coding sequence ATGCGTGAAGCTGTCATTGTTGAAGCGGTGAGAACGCCGCTCGGACGCCGCGGTGGGGCGCTGAAGGACATCCACCCGGTGGATCTGCTCGGGATGACGCTGAACGAGCTGATCGATCGCACCGGCATCGACGCCGGCCTCGTCGACGACGTCATCGGCGGCTGCGTGTCGCAGGTCGGCGACCAAGCGTTCAACATCACTCGCAACGCTTGGCTCGCGGCCGGCTTGCCCGAGCACGTCCCGGCCACGACCGTCGACCGTCAGTGTGGTTCGTCGCAGCAGGCGGCGCATTTCGCGGCGCAGGCGGTCATGTCCGGCGCGAACGACATCGTCGTCGCGTGCGGCGTCGAGAGCATGACGCGCGTCGGCATGGGCGCTTCGCTGGCCGGCGGGTTTCCCTTCACCGCATCGATGAACGAGCGCTACGACGGCAACCTGGTTCCGCAGGGAATCAGCTCGGAGTTGATCGCGGCTCGCTGGGGCATCACCCGCGAGGAAGTCGACGCCATTGGGCTGCGCTCGCAGTTGCTCGCGCAGCAGGCGACGAAGGAAGGTCGTTTCACTCGCGAGATCCTTCCGATCAAGGTCGGCGCCGACGGCGACGCGCGCGTCTTCGACACCGACGAGGGTCTGCGTGAGACCTCGGCCGAGAAGCTTGCGTCGTTGAAGCCGGCGTTCTACACCGAGGATGCCGCGGCGAAGTTCCCGGAACTCAAGTGGATCACCACGGCTGCGAACTCGTCGCAGATCACCGACGGTTCTGCCGCGCTGTTGATCATGACGCCCGAGAAGGCTAAGGAACTCGGTCTGAAGCCGCGCGCGCGGTTCCACTCGTTCGCGGTTACAGCCGCCGACCCGGTGCTGATGCTGACGGCCCCGATCCCGGCGACGCAGAAGGTTCTGGCGCGCGCCGGCTTGAACCTCGGAGACATCGACGTCGTCGAGATCAACGAGGCCTTCGCCACAGTGCTGGTTGCGTGGAAGAAGGACGTGGGCGCCGACGACGCCTGGTTCGACAAGAACGTTAACCCCAACGGCGGCGCGATCGCGCTGGGACACCCGCTGGGAGCATCGGGCGCGCGCCTGATGACGACGATGCTGTACGAACTCGAGCGCCGCGGCGCGCGCTACGGCCTGCAGACGATGTGTGAGGGCGGCGGCATGGCCAACGCTACGATCATCGAGCGCCTGAGCTAA
- a CDS encoding 3-hydroxybutyryl-CoA dehydrogenase has translation MERIGVVGCGLMGSGIAEVLARAGLNVAVKEISESALEAGRGRIEHSLARAVSRGKMTDDEHAAVRGRIAYTSGWDGFDSVELVIEAVVEDEELKKKLFESLDSVTPRDAILATNTSSVPIMKLASATSRAGQVLGLHFFNPVPVMPLVEIVPALTTADKTLQIAREFVENDLGKKTVMARDRAGFVVNRLLIPYLLDAVRMLESGFATLEDIDQGMVLGCNHPMGPLALSDLIGLDTLHAVARSLFEEFKEPLYAPPPLLSRMVEAGLLGRKSGRGFHDYGR, from the coding sequence ATGGAACGAATCGGTGTCGTCGGGTGTGGGCTAATGGGGTCCGGGATCGCCGAGGTACTGGCGCGCGCCGGACTCAACGTCGCAGTCAAAGAAATCAGCGAGTCGGCGCTGGAGGCCGGGCGCGGCAGAATCGAGCACAGCCTGGCGCGCGCGGTCTCCCGAGGAAAGATGACCGACGACGAGCACGCCGCGGTCCGCGGTCGCATCGCCTACACGTCGGGCTGGGATGGATTCGACTCCGTCGAGTTGGTGATCGAGGCCGTCGTAGAGGACGAGGAGCTGAAGAAGAAGCTCTTCGAGAGCCTGGACTCCGTCACCCCGCGCGATGCGATTCTGGCGACGAACACTTCCTCGGTTCCGATCATGAAACTGGCGTCGGCGACTTCGCGCGCCGGCCAAGTGCTCGGCTTGCACTTCTTCAACCCGGTCCCTGTGATGCCGCTCGTCGAGATCGTCCCGGCGCTCACGACTGCCGACAAGACTCTGCAGATCGCACGCGAGTTCGTCGAGAACGACCTCGGCAAAAAGACCGTAATGGCGCGCGACCGCGCCGGGTTTGTGGTCAACCGTTTGCTCATCCCCTACTTGCTCGACGCGGTGCGGATGCTTGAAAGCGGCTTCGCGACGCTCGAAGACATCGACCAGGGAATGGTCCTGGGCTGCAACCACCCGATGGGGCCCTTGGCGCTGTCGGATCTGATCGGCCTGGACACACTGCACGCCGTCGCGCGCAGTTTGTTCGAAGAATTCAAGGAGCCGCTGTACGCGCCGCCGCCGCTGCTGTCGCGGATGGTCGAGGCCGGCCTGCTCGGCCGCAAGTCCGGCCGCGGCTTCCACGACTACGGCCGGTAA
- a CDS encoding zinc ribbon domain-containing protein, with product MPIYEFKCTGCDEHEEHTLAFSDPHPESCSACGAPLKRVWSGRVHISLVGWGFSKTDGLLPDNGPRRDFKALKERAQRIVDE from the coding sequence GTGCCGATCTACGAATTCAAGTGCACCGGCTGCGACGAACACGAGGAGCACACGCTGGCCTTCAGCGACCCGCACCCCGAGTCGTGCAGCGCTTGCGGGGCCCCGCTCAAGCGGGTTTGGAGCGGGCGAGTTCACATCTCGCTCGTGGGGTGGGGGTTCTCCAAGACCGACGGCCTGCTGCCGGACAACGGCCCTCGCCGGGACTTCAAGGCCCTGAAAGAGCGCGCTCAGCGAATCGTCGACGAGTAG
- a CDS encoding metal-sensitive transcriptional regulator: MVYLYGESKEQLLSRLRKIEGQIRGVARMVEEDNYCVDILTQINAATGALEKVGLHLLSDHIRGCVRDAVDTPEEDAKVAELVGVVERFLKT; this comes from the coding sequence GTGGTTTACTTGTACGGAGAGAGCAAAGAGCAGCTCCTGTCGCGCCTGCGCAAGATCGAGGGGCAGATTCGCGGCGTGGCACGCATGGTCGAAGAAGACAACTACTGCGTCGACATCCTGACTCAGATCAACGCAGCCACGGGCGCCTTGGAGAAGGTTGGTCTGCACCTGTTGTCCGACCACATCCGCGGCTGCGTGCGAGACGCGGTGGACACCCCGGAGGAGGACGCCAAGGTCGCCGAGTTGGTCGGGGTCGTGGAACGGTTTCTCAAGACGTAA
- a CDS encoding cell division protein CrgA → MPVSKSKRVRYKAPPKPKPKPSPVWVPWLMLGLLGVGVLDLVLYYLGLLPGGSPLWGLLSGFTFIAGGFFTGVFWR, encoded by the coding sequence ATGCCTGTTTCCAAATCCAAGCGCGTGCGCTACAAGGCGCCGCCAAAACCCAAGCCCAAGCCGTCTCCGGTATGGGTCCCATGGCTCATGCTCGGGCTCCTCGGCGTCGGAGTGCTCGATCTCGTGCTGTACTACCTCGGCCTGCTGCCGGGAGGCTCGCCGCTGTGGGGGCTGCTGTCCGGGTTCACCTTCATCGCCGGCGGCTTCTTCACCGGCGTGTTCTGGCGATAA
- a CDS encoding DUF881 domain-containing protein, protein MPHLALALLGFTIVLAVRSAPPGPRVARLSTLVDLIAREDARSHRLRDQLEALQRDWETLQVHMGAREERLTVIERQIEMLGRVVGLSAADGTGVLIEMRDSTLRTSPSGDLNDLVIHEQDLQAVVNALWSAGAEAISINGERLTSVSAVRCVGNTLLLHGSVYSPPYRISAIGDPPSLIAGLDADSLVRRFRIFVEDYRLGFDVRAQSRVSVPAYTGVVSTDLAKLS, encoded by the coding sequence GTGCCCCATCTAGCCCTTGCCCTGCTGGGCTTCACGATTGTGCTTGCCGTGCGCAGCGCGCCGCCCGGCCCCCGCGTCGCCCGCCTGTCAACGCTGGTCGATCTGATCGCGCGCGAGGACGCCCGCTCCCACCGTTTGCGCGATCAACTGGAGGCGCTTCAGCGTGATTGGGAGACGCTGCAGGTCCACATGGGCGCGCGCGAGGAGCGTCTGACCGTCATCGAGCGGCAGATCGAGATGCTCGGCCGGGTCGTCGGCTTGTCCGCCGCGGACGGGACCGGAGTGTTGATCGAGATGCGCGACTCGACGCTGCGAACCTCCCCGTCCGGGGACCTCAACGACCTAGTGATCCACGAGCAGGACCTTCAAGCGGTGGTCAACGCCTTGTGGAGCGCCGGCGCCGAGGCCATATCGATCAACGGCGAGCGTCTTACGTCGGTCAGCGCGGTGCGCTGCGTCGGCAACACTCTGCTGCTGCACGGGTCGGTCTACTCGCCGCCGTATCGCATTTCGGCGATCGGGGATCCCCCAAGCCTCATCGCCGGGCTCGACGCGGATTCGCTCGTGCGTCGCTTTCGCATCTTTGTTGAGGACTACCGACTCGGGTTCGATGTGCGCGCCCAGAGTCGTGTTTCGGTGCCGGCGTACACCGGCGTTGTCTCGACGGATCTTGCCAAACTGTCCTAG
- a CDS encoding long-chain fatty acid--CoA ligase → MDRIWVKSYPTGVPEEIDFPEAPLTSLLDDAVRDFPNNPALDFQGQRLTYVKLAEEVDKFAGILRDLGVKKGTRVGIILPNVPQNVIAYFAALRLAAVVVENNPLYTERELQHQLADAGVEVLVTLDQMYAKVRAIRTELPALREVIVTTVFDGLHGIKALLGPKLKKELLAPVPVGDPVKFWKELMRTAKGGVAQTPVNAKEDLALLQYTGGTTGVSKGVMLTHYNLVANCTQAKVWFTDAQPGKETLLCALPMFHAYGQTICMSVGIRLAALIVLVPNPRDLNDVLKTITRSKPTLFPGVPTLYANLLAHPDLANHDVKSVRICLSGAAPLPVEVQEQWEKVTGGRLVEGYGLSETSPLTHANPVYGKRKIGTIGLPVPGTDCKLVDVEDPSKEVPAPGPGELCLRGPQVMRGYWNKPEETAEVLRDGWLHTGDVAEVDEEGYFKIVDRKKDMILVGGFNVYPRDVEEVLYQNPKVLEAAVAGLPHKTSGETVKAYIVLKPGESATTEEIDAFCRERLTAYKVPKQYEFRVELPKTLVGKVLRRALVEEEKQKMAGGE, encoded by the coding sequence ATGGACCGCATTTGGGTGAAGAGCTATCCGACGGGAGTCCCGGAGGAGATCGATTTCCCGGAGGCGCCGCTGACGAGTCTTCTGGACGATGCGGTTCGCGACTTCCCCAACAATCCCGCCTTGGACTTCCAGGGGCAGCGGTTGACCTACGTCAAGCTCGCAGAGGAGGTCGACAAGTTCGCCGGCATCCTGCGCGACCTCGGTGTTAAGAAGGGAACGCGCGTCGGGATCATTCTGCCGAACGTTCCTCAGAACGTGATCGCGTATTTCGCGGCGCTGCGTCTTGCCGCCGTTGTTGTCGAGAACAACCCTTTGTACACCGAGCGTGAATTGCAGCATCAGCTCGCCGACGCCGGCGTCGAGGTTCTTGTGACGCTGGACCAGATGTACGCGAAAGTCCGTGCTATTCGGACGGAGTTGCCCGCGCTGCGGGAAGTCATCGTCACGACGGTCTTCGACGGCCTGCATGGGATCAAGGCCCTGCTCGGTCCGAAGCTCAAGAAGGAATTGCTTGCACCGGTTCCCGTGGGTGACCCGGTTAAGTTCTGGAAGGAACTTATGCGCACCGCCAAAGGCGGCGTCGCGCAGACTCCGGTGAATGCCAAAGAGGACCTCGCGCTGTTGCAGTACACGGGCGGCACGACCGGTGTCTCCAAGGGCGTCATGCTGACCCACTACAACCTGGTGGCGAACTGCACGCAGGCCAAGGTGTGGTTCACCGACGCGCAGCCGGGTAAGGAGACTTTGTTGTGCGCGCTGCCGATGTTCCACGCTTACGGGCAGACGATCTGCATGAGCGTCGGCATCCGCCTTGCGGCACTCATCGTGCTGGTCCCGAACCCCCGCGATCTGAACGACGTGTTGAAGACGATCACCCGGTCGAAGCCGACGCTGTTCCCCGGCGTGCCGACGCTGTACGCGAACTTGCTCGCGCATCCTGACCTTGCCAATCACGACGTAAAGTCGGTGCGTATTTGCTTGTCGGGCGCAGCGCCGTTGCCGGTCGAGGTCCAGGAGCAGTGGGAGAAGGTAACCGGCGGCCGACTCGTCGAGGGGTACGGTTTGTCGGAGACCTCGCCGCTGACGCACGCCAACCCCGTTTACGGAAAGCGCAAGATCGGCACCATCGGCCTTCCGGTTCCCGGGACCGACTGCAAACTCGTGGACGTGGAAGATCCCTCGAAGGAAGTTCCCGCGCCGGGTCCCGGCGAACTGTGTCTGCGCGGCCCCCAGGTCATGCGCGGCTACTGGAACAAGCCTGAGGAAACCGCGGAGGTTCTGCGGGATGGTTGGCTGCACACCGGCGACGTGGCCGAAGTGGATGAAGAGGGCTATTTCAAGATCGTGGACCGCAAGAAGGACATGATCTTGGTGGGCGGCTTCAACGTCTACCCGCGTGACGTCGAGGAAGTGCTGTACCAGAACCCAAAGGTCCTGGAGGCGGCCGTTGCGGGATTGCCACACAAGACCTCCGGCGAAACGGTGAAGGCGTACATCGTGCTGAAGCCCGGCGAGTCGGCGACGACCGAGGAGATTGATGCGTTCTGTCGCGAGCGCCTGACTGCGTACAAGGTTCCCAAGCAGTACGAGTTCCGCGTCGAGTTGCCCAAGACGTTGGTCGGCAAGGTTCTGCGGCGCGCGCTCGTTGAGGAAGAGAAGCAGAAGATGGCCGGAGGCGAGTGA
- a CDS encoding aminodeoxychorismate/anthranilate synthase component II: protein MSAPRILVVDNYDSFTYNLVQELAELGADPTVVRNDAWSLADVAAFDADGIVISPGPGSPENPRDIGISNDVIREFGSTVPLLGVCLGHQCIAYVFGGRIVRAPQLVHGKTSQIYHRGEGLLDGLPIPFEATRYHSLVVERSSLPHDLKVIAETDDELVMALRHRDLPIEGVQFHPESVLTAEGMRLLRNFLARCVPSGARA from the coding sequence ATGAGCGCGCCGCGGATTCTGGTCGTCGACAACTACGACTCCTTCACCTACAACCTGGTGCAGGAGTTGGCGGAACTCGGCGCCGACCCAACGGTGGTGCGCAACGATGCGTGGTCTCTTGCGGATGTGGCCGCGTTCGACGCCGACGGAATCGTCATCTCGCCGGGACCCGGCTCGCCCGAGAACCCGCGCGACATCGGGATCTCAAACGACGTCATCCGTGAGTTCGGCTCGACCGTTCCGCTGCTGGGCGTATGCCTGGGCCATCAGTGCATTGCCTACGTGTTCGGCGGCAGGATCGTGCGCGCGCCGCAACTGGTGCACGGCAAGACCTCGCAGATATACCACCGGGGTGAGGGCTTGCTGGACGGTCTTCCGATTCCATTTGAAGCAACCCGTTACCACTCGCTGGTCGTCGAACGCTCGTCGTTGCCGCACGACCTGAAGGTCATCGCAGAAACCGACGACGAACTCGTGATGGCTCTTCGGCACCGAGATCTGCCTATCGAAGGCGTGCAGTTTCATCCCGAGAGCGTGCTGACCGCGGAGGGAATGCGCTTGCTGCGCAACTTCCTTGCGCGGTGCGTTCCCTCCGGCGCGCGCGCGTAG